One Aegilops tauschii subsp. strangulata cultivar AL8/78 chromosome 7, Aet v6.0, whole genome shotgun sequence genomic window carries:
- the LOC109749462 gene encoding uncharacterized protein, producing MAVSDLLPFPVPPYAPQVAASLALAAAAHFLHVPSLLLYAVHTYIHPDAVPSTGPRAVLRPPGSAPPSGKRGAAGPPASDGSAQLYRLRLSHATLASRPHFAGFHLSLLLPLALLPPALLLPPPRSPAASLAPLLPLAFLFVALLRQVALASPPRPAHLVASLAALLAATVLSSSPFAGSVASLAALPAWRFARAFWLGTDQPRTGLAVLASSAPARLLLHLAVLVSSAASILQCCGFVDGPELEVKLLAAAAGLQLLASRAAVQMYLNEAVFCWYQRLHANRAPDTEYGRAKVFLHNHHLCAAATQFVAPPLLVLSLLALWWVQGKDFFEDVEGLDWLVGWSVAMKEAALLAARWVVAVWSAVTVGTLVGYKRGWLFVL from the coding sequence ATGGCCGTCTCCGACCTCCTGCCCTTCCCGGTCCCGCCGTACGCCCCGCAAGTCGCCGCGTCGctggccctcgccgccgccgcgcacttCCTCCACgtgccctccctcctcctctaCGCCGTCCACACCTACATCCACCCGGACGCCGTCCCGTCCACGGGGCCGCGCGCCGTCCTCCGCCCGCCCGGCTCCGCCCCTCCCTCCGGCAAGCGCGGCGCCGCCGGGCCCCCGGCCTCCGACGGCTCCGCGCAGCTCTACCGCCTGCGCCTTTCCCACGCCACGCTCGCCTCCCGCCCGCACTTCGCCGGCTTCCACCTCTCCCTGCTCCTCCCGCTCGCGCTCCTGCCCCCCGCgctcctcctcccgccgccccGCTCCCCGGCGGCCTCGCTCGCGCCGCTGCTCCCGCTGGCCTTCCTCTTCGTCGCGCTCCTCCGCCAGGTCGcgctcgcctcgccgccgcgccccgcGCACCTCGTCGCCTCCCTCGCCGCGCTGCTCGCCGCCACCGTGCTCTCCTCCAGCCCCTTCGCCGGCTCCGTCGCCTCGCTCGCCGCGCTCCCGGCCTGGCGCTTCGCGCGCGCCTTCTGGCTCGGCACCGACCAGCCCCGCACCGGGCTCGCCGTCCTCGCATCCTCCGCCCCCGCgcgcctcctgctccacctagccGTCCTCGTCTCCTCCGCCGCCTCCATCCTGCAGTGCTGCGGCTTCGTCGACGGCCCCGAGCTGGAGGTCAAGCTGCTGGCGGCCGCGGCCGGGCTGCAGCTGCTCGCCTCCAGGGCCGCCGTGCAGATGTACCTCAACGAGGCCGTCTTCTGCTGGTACCAGCGGCTGCACGCCAACCGCGCCCCGGACACTGAGTACGGCCGTGCCAAGGTGTTCCTGCACAACCACCACCTCTGCGCGGCGGCCACGCAGTTCGTCGCGCCGCCGCTGCTCGTGCTGTCGCTGCTCGCACTGTGGTGGGTGCAAGGCAAGGACTTCTTTGAGGACGTGGAGGGGCTCGACTGGCTTGTTGGGTGGTCCGTCGCCATGAAGGAGGCGGCATTGCTTGCGGCCCGTTGGGTGGTGGCGGTGTGGTCGGCGGTGACTGTGGGCACGCTTGTGGGCTACAAGCGTGGATGGTTGTTCGTCTTGTGA